From Brevibacillus marinus, a single genomic window includes:
- a CDS encoding long-chain-fatty-acid--CoA ligase has product MSTAKPWIASYPVEVPATLEYPRVPLTHFLEQSAREFPNHHALYFMGKRISYAELLSLSYRFAQALRKRGVQKGDRVAIMLPNSPQAVISYYGALFAGAVVVQTNPLYTERELVHQLSDSGAEVLVTLDLLYPRVMNVKAATALRRVIVTGLGEYLPFFKRLLFPLVQRKQGPPPQVVYGNGVEAFAALLADGEPAPVNIAIDPERDLALLQYTGGTTGVAKGVMLSHRNLVANAVQTLAIIYKLKRGQEKILGALPLFHVYGMTTVMNLGIQLAAEIVLIPRFEVKQILKTIDRVKPTLFPGAPTMYIALINHPDLKHYDLSSIEACVSGSAPLPLEVQQRFEELTGGRLVEGYGLTESSPVTHSNPLWGHRVNGSIGLPWPDTDCRIVDPVTGEELPQGAVGELAVKGPQVMLGYWKRPEETAAVLKDGWLLTGDMAYMDEKGYFYIVDRKKDMIIAGGFNIYPREVEKVLFEHPAVQEAAVVGVPDPYRGETVKAFVVVKAGQTVSEQELDAHCRKRLAAYKVPRIYEFRSELPKTMVGKVLRRVLKEESIRQMAGAEPREKTSP; this is encoded by the coding sequence GTGTCAACTGCCAAGCCTTGGATTGCCAGTTATCCCGTTGAAGTACCTGCGACTCTGGAATACCCCCGTGTTCCATTGACGCATTTCCTGGAGCAGTCTGCCCGGGAATTCCCCAACCACCACGCCCTTTACTTTATGGGCAAACGGATCAGCTACGCGGAACTCTTGTCGCTGTCGTACCGCTTTGCGCAGGCGTTGCGCAAACGCGGCGTGCAAAAAGGGGATCGCGTAGCGATTATGCTGCCCAATTCGCCGCAAGCCGTGATTTCCTACTACGGCGCCTTGTTCGCCGGTGCCGTCGTCGTCCAGACCAATCCCCTCTATACCGAGCGTGAACTGGTTCATCAGCTCTCCGATTCCGGCGCGGAAGTGCTGGTCACGCTGGATTTGCTCTATCCGCGCGTCATGAACGTAAAAGCCGCCACCGCGCTGCGCCGCGTGATTGTGACCGGCCTGGGGGAGTACCTGCCGTTCTTCAAACGGCTGCTGTTTCCGCTGGTGCAGCGCAAGCAGGGACCGCCGCCGCAGGTGGTCTACGGAAACGGCGTGGAGGCGTTCGCCGCGCTGCTTGCCGACGGAGAGCCTGCTCCCGTCAACATCGCAATCGATCCGGAGCGCGATTTGGCGCTGCTGCAGTACACCGGCGGGACGACTGGAGTGGCCAAAGGCGTGATGTTGTCGCACCGCAACTTGGTGGCCAACGCCGTGCAAACCCTTGCCATTATCTATAAACTGAAGCGGGGACAAGAGAAGATTCTCGGCGCCCTGCCCCTGTTTCACGTCTACGGGATGACCACGGTGATGAACCTGGGGATTCAGCTTGCCGCGGAAATCGTGCTGATTCCCCGCTTTGAGGTCAAGCAGATTCTGAAGACGATCGACCGCGTCAAGCCCACGCTTTTTCCCGGCGCGCCAACCATGTACATCGCCTTGATCAACCACCCTGACCTCAAGCACTACGACTTGTCCTCGATCGAGGCTTGTGTCAGCGGTTCAGCGCCGCTCCCGCTGGAGGTGCAGCAGCGCTTTGAGGAGCTGACGGGAGGCAGGCTGGTGGAAGGCTACGGACTGACCGAAAGTTCACCCGTCACCCACTCCAATCCGCTGTGGGGCCACCGCGTCAACGGCAGTATCGGCCTGCCCTGGCCCGATACGGACTGCCGCATCGTCGATCCCGTGACGGGCGAGGAGCTGCCGCAGGGGGCAGTGGGCGAGTTGGCGGTGAAAGGGCCGCAGGTGATGCTCGGCTACTGGAAGCGGCCGGAAGAGACGGCGGCCGTGCTGAAGGACGGTTGGCTGCTCACCGGCGACATGGCCTACATGGACGAAAAAGGATACTTTTACATCGTCGATCGCAAAAAAGACATGATCATCGCGGGCGGCTTCAACATCTACCCGCGCGAAGTGGAGAAAGTCCTGTTCGAGCATCCGGCCGTGCAGGAAGCGGCGGTGGTCGGGGTGCCGGACCCGTATCGCGGCGAGACCGTGAAGGCGTTCGTGGTCGTCAAAGCGGGGCAAACGGTGAGCGAACAAGAGCTGGACGCCCACTGCCGGAAGCGGCTGGCGGCCTACAAGGTCCCCCGCATCTACGAATTCCGCAGCGAGCTGCCCAAGACGATGGTCGGCAAAGTGCTGCGCAGAGTGCTGAAGGAAGAAAGCATCAGGCAGATGGCAGGAGCCGAACCGCGGGAAAAAACCTCGCCGTAA
- a CDS encoding LCP family protein — MNRWQHRRMAKRMIGLLLLALIGSVAGYTFWTAYQFKKMTREWYQTLPGDAPTRTVGESSGPSPLTARDGALPQQPREPAIPLVPPVRQLKPFTLLLIGVDSREGERARSDTLMLAAVHPGRQRVYLLSIPRDSYMELPGRGFDKVNHAMAYGGPALLKGALERYFAIPIDRYITIDFQGFRRVVDELGGIQLYVKKRMKYTDPTDGTQIDLQPGLHLLNGKQALDYARYRKSDIGREDTDDERIVRQQEILRALARKGASWQGWWKASRLLDILGDHIRTNLSEEEIASLWLSFADAPQDLLVTDTLNGRDQRIWHNGLRVWYFFADQGEARRIRQRFAEELQDLPTS; from the coding sequence GTGAATCGCTGGCAGCACCGCCGGATGGCAAAACGGATGATCGGCCTCTTGCTCCTTGCGCTGATCGGATCTGTCGCCGGTTACACCTTTTGGACGGCGTACCAGTTTAAAAAAATGACGCGGGAATGGTATCAAACGCTGCCGGGCGACGCGCCCACGCGGACGGTGGGGGAGAGCAGCGGGCCCTCCCCCTTGACGGCGCGGGACGGCGCGCTGCCGCAGCAGCCGCGCGAGCCCGCGATTCCGCTGGTTCCCCCGGTGAGGCAGCTCAAACCGTTTACCCTGCTGTTGATCGGGGTGGACAGCAGGGAAGGAGAGCGCGCCCGCTCCGATACGCTGATGCTGGCGGCCGTACATCCTGGCCGCCAGCGCGTCTACCTGCTGTCCATTCCGCGGGACAGCTATATGGAACTGCCGGGACGCGGCTTTGACAAGGTGAACCACGCCATGGCCTACGGCGGTCCGGCCTTGCTGAAAGGCGCGCTGGAGCGGTACTTTGCGATTCCCATCGATCGCTATATCACCATCGACTTCCAGGGGTTCCGCCGGGTCGTCGATGAATTGGGCGGCATTCAGCTCTACGTCAAAAAGCGGATGAAGTATACGGACCCGACTGACGGCACGCAAATTGACCTGCAGCCGGGGCTGCATCTGCTCAACGGCAAACAGGCGCTTGACTATGCCCGCTACCGGAAAAGCGACATCGGCCGCGAGGATACGGACGACGAACGAATCGTCCGCCAGCAGGAGATTTTGCGGGCATTGGCGCGAAAAGGCGCCTCATGGCAAGGATGGTGGAAGGCCTCCCGGCTGCTGGACATCCTCGGCGATCACATCAGGACCAATCTGTCGGAAGAAGAGATCGCCTCCTTGTGGCTGTCGTTTGCCGATGCGCCGCAAGATCTGCTGGTCACCGACACCCTAAACGGGCGGGATCAGCGGATTTGGCACAACGGTCTGCGCGTCTGGTATTTTTTCGCTGATCAGGGGGAAGCGCGGCGGATTCGCCAGCGTTTTGCCGAGGAATTGCAGGATCTGCCGACAAGCTGA
- a CDS encoding thiolase family protein, whose product MEPVVIVAAGRTPIGSFGGSLKDVSARKLAEVVIRGVLDRSGIDPALVDEVILGNCIQRTDEANIARTAAIDSGLGHAVTAFTVQRQCSSGMQAIVSGVSQILLGDSEVVIAGGVESMSNAPYLLKHSRWGKRLMHGEMTDALWELLTDPHHQILMGETAERLVDKYGISREEQDEIAYRSHQNAIRAIDAGLFREEIIPVPLQKRKETVIVDTDEHPRRDVTLESLAALKPAFREQGTVTAGNASGINDGAAAVLLMKESRARELGLQPLARIVSYAWAGVEPDLMGYGPVPATRKALAKAGLSLADIERIEVNEAFAAQYLAVEKLLELPRELTNRNGSGISLGHPVGCTGCRIVVSLLYEMKRSGAKRGLATLCVGGGMGMAMVLER is encoded by the coding sequence GTGGAGCCAGTCGTGATTGTCGCTGCCGGGCGCACGCCGATTGGGTCGTTTGGCGGCAGTTTAAAAGATGTAAGCGCTCGCAAGCTGGCGGAAGTGGTGATCCGCGGGGTGCTCGACCGCTCCGGGATCGACCCTGCCTTAGTGGATGAAGTGATTCTGGGCAACTGCATTCAGCGGACGGACGAAGCGAACATCGCCCGCACCGCGGCGATTGACAGCGGACTGGGTCACGCGGTGACCGCTTTTACGGTGCAGCGGCAGTGCTCGTCGGGGATGCAGGCGATTGTCAGCGGGGTGTCGCAGATTCTGCTCGGGGACAGCGAGGTCGTCATCGCCGGCGGCGTGGAAAGCATGAGCAACGCGCCGTACCTGTTGAAACACAGCCGCTGGGGAAAACGGCTGATGCACGGCGAGATGACGGACGCGTTGTGGGAGCTGTTGACCGATCCGCACCACCAGATTTTGATGGGCGAGACGGCGGAACGGCTGGTCGACAAATACGGGATCAGCCGCGAGGAGCAGGACGAAATCGCCTACCGCAGCCACCAAAACGCGATCCGGGCGATTGACGCCGGCCTGTTTCGCGAGGAAATCATCCCGGTCCCGCTGCAAAAGCGGAAAGAGACGGTGATCGTGGACACCGACGAGCACCCGCGTCGCGATGTGACGCTGGAAAGTTTGGCCGCGCTGAAACCGGCGTTCCGCGAGCAGGGAACGGTAACCGCGGGCAACGCCTCCGGGATCAACGACGGCGCCGCCGCCGTGCTGCTGATGAAGGAAAGCCGGGCGCGCGAGCTGGGCCTGCAGCCGCTGGCGCGGATCGTCTCCTATGCCTGGGCAGGGGTGGAACCCGATTTGATGGGCTATGGTCCGGTTCCGGCGACGCGCAAGGCGCTGGCGAAAGCGGGGCTGTCGCTGGCCGACATCGAGCGGATCGAGGTGAACGAGGCGTTTGCCGCCCAGTATCTGGCGGTGGAAAAACTGCTGGAACTGCCGCGGGAGCTGACCAATCGCAATGGCAGCGGCATCTCGCTCGGCCATCCGGTGGGCTGTACCGGATGCCGCATCGTCGTCTCGCTGCTGTACGAAATGAAACGGAGCGGGGCAAAGCGCGGCCTGGCCACGCTTTGCGTCGGCGGCGGCATGGGCATGGCGATGGTCTTGGAGCGCTAG
- the csaB gene encoding polysaccharide pyruvyl transferase CsaB, with amino-acid sequence MPRILISGYYGFNNAGDDVVLYGIITGLRQEQPHISLSVLSNQPERTTSLFGIPAHNRWSLPTIVREVSRCDLLVMGGGTLMQDVTSPRSVLYYLGIVSIAKLLGKPVVFYAQGFGPILRRTSRFLIKQVVNRVDVITVRDFESGEDFKACGVTKAPVYVTADPALTIHPTDIDEERGKQLLENLFGDLSKPVVAFSVRDWKQEERFKQTIAQAADFYIEQGWNVLFVPMHYPSDLTPSRQIIALMRQQGAKLLEQPVTFHEIMSVLKQCSYVVGMRLHSLILACVLNIPFTGISYDPKIDRFVERAGMPVAGHIRDLTAETLLPLLADRLANLDRERSIVAHHSRLLAEEALKSSKLVLKALAKKAR; translated from the coding sequence ATGCCGCGAATTCTCATCTCCGGATATTACGGGTTTAACAACGCCGGGGACGATGTCGTATTGTACGGGATCATTACCGGACTGAGACAGGAACAACCGCATATTTCCCTCTCCGTGCTGTCCAACCAGCCTGAGCGTACGACCTCGTTGTTCGGAATTCCGGCCCACAATCGCTGGAGCCTGCCCACGATTGTGCGAGAAGTCAGCCGATGCGATCTCTTGGTGATGGGCGGCGGCACCCTGATGCAGGACGTCACCAGTCCGCGCAGCGTCCTGTATTACCTGGGCATCGTCAGCATTGCCAAGCTGCTCGGCAAACCGGTCGTCTTTTACGCCCAAGGGTTCGGGCCGATTCTGCGCCGGACAAGCCGTTTCCTGATCAAACAGGTGGTCAACCGGGTAGACGTGATCACGGTGCGGGATTTTGAATCAGGCGAAGATTTCAAAGCTTGCGGCGTGACCAAGGCCCCTGTCTACGTCACCGCCGACCCCGCCCTGACCATCCATCCGACGGACATCGACGAAGAACGGGGAAAACAGCTTCTGGAAAACCTGTTTGGCGACCTGAGCAAACCGGTGGTCGCTTTTTCCGTCCGCGACTGGAAACAGGAGGAGCGGTTCAAGCAGACGATCGCCCAGGCCGCTGACTTTTACATCGAACAAGGCTGGAACGTGCTGTTTGTCCCGATGCATTATCCGAGCGACCTGACCCCTTCGCGCCAGATCATCGCCCTGATGCGGCAGCAGGGCGCCAAACTGCTGGAACAGCCGGTGACCTTCCACGAGATCATGAGCGTGCTCAAACAGTGCAGCTACGTGGTCGGGATGCGGCTTCATTCGCTCATCCTCGCCTGCGTGCTGAACATTCCGTTTACCGGGATCTCCTACGATCCGAAAATTGACCGGTTCGTCGAACGGGCCGGAATGCCGGTAGCCGGACACATCCGCGATCTGACGGCGGAGACGCTGCTGCCGCTGTTGGCCGACCGTCTGGCCAACCTGGATCGGGAACGCAGCATCGTCGCCCATCACTCCCGCCTGCTGGCCGAGGAAGCGCTGAAAAGCAGCAAGCTGGTGCTGAAGGCGCTGGCGAAGAAAGCGCGCTAA
- a CDS encoding class I SAM-dependent methyltransferase — MSLASSVLLAVNKLFPLPVHPFNLANDGKMTYTEWQFQKGEQTIQFFLPYHSQQQMFTGKTVLDIGCGGGGKTCYYATFAPNEIIGIDIVPHYAEEGNAFARAKGLADVARFMTADASAMPFAANTFDTIIMNDAMEHVANPEATLAECFRVLKPGGHLYINFPPYYHPYGAHLSDAIGIPWVHSLFSEKTLIEAYKRLVEPLPDGKERISFRISRNERGEEYFSYINRMTIARFRRIQQAIAYPAVYEREVPLRRPLAGLAKLPGLREYLVKMVVCVYQKT; from the coding sequence TTGTCCTTGGCATCGAGCGTGTTGCTGGCCGTCAACAAGCTGTTTCCCCTGCCGGTTCACCCGTTTAATCTGGCCAATGACGGCAAGATGACCTATACCGAATGGCAGTTTCAAAAAGGAGAGCAGACGATTCAGTTCTTCCTCCCCTATCATTCGCAGCAGCAGATGTTTACCGGGAAAACGGTGCTCGACATCGGCTGCGGCGGCGGCGGCAAGACCTGCTACTACGCGACCTTCGCGCCCAACGAGATTATCGGGATCGACATCGTGCCGCATTACGCGGAAGAGGGGAACGCGTTTGCCCGCGCAAAAGGCTTGGCGGACGTGGCCCGCTTCATGACCGCCGACGCTTCCGCGATGCCGTTTGCCGCCAACACCTTTGACACGATCATCATGAACGACGCGATGGAACACGTGGCCAATCCGGAAGCCACGCTGGCCGAGTGCTTCCGCGTGCTCAAGCCGGGCGGCCACCTTTACATCAACTTCCCGCCCTACTACCATCCCTACGGGGCACACCTGTCCGATGCGATCGGCATCCCCTGGGTGCATTCCCTGTTTTCCGAGAAAACCTTGATCGAGGCGTACAAACGTTTGGTGGAGCCGCTGCCTGACGGAAAGGAACGCATCTCGTTCCGCATCAGCCGCAACGAACGGGGCGAAGAGTATTTCTCCTACATCAACCGGATGACGATCGCCCGCTTCCGCCGCATCCAGCAGGCGATCGCCTACCCGGCGGTATACGAACGGGAAGTACCGCTGCGCCGACCGCTGGCTGGTTTGGCCAAGCTGCCGGGGCTGCGCGAGTACCTGGTCAAAATGGTGGTGTGCGTCTACCAAAAAACTTGA
- a CDS encoding putative polysaccharide biosynthesis protein → MVAKSRFLSGALILAIAGVISKVIGTFYRIPLQEIVGDNGLGLYQEVYPLYLTFLTLATAGVPVALSRLIAEALAEGRPQLVNQILARSMLLMGVIGLLLFGLLYLGSPLIAVLMGNSHLTEPIRAISSSLLFVPLIAVLRGYFYGHQKMLHVGFSQVVEQTLRVAFILLFSVYLVSLGKDTDTVITGVNVGTMLSTVFSLGLLLLLLWLHVRKQPAGRADQPLRSLPWWRDRQFYLTMWRISWPICVSALVIPIFSLVDSFIAINIFRYVWHLDGWAADSWFGIYSRGGPLLQLASLFGSSIALSIVPAIAEARRRGDEERVTMLIRLSYRFAWLIGLPAGLGITAVAEGANLALYGDAEGTRAMAILGVSAVPLSLLLATNGILQGLGREKQPAIHLAWGIAVKFATTIAFTSWLGIDGLALSWLVSTALVFLLNHRVLARWETVELKWRFDMVLPLACANVMLLLAWGTTQAVSYLLASAPLGARFLGAAETAAGVAIGALVYLTLLLAIPLIEQRELEWLPGGGRLQRWLKTLEKRTIGFRR, encoded by the coding sequence ATGGTCGCGAAAAGTCGTTTTCTCAGCGGGGCATTGATTCTCGCGATAGCCGGTGTGATTTCCAAGGTGATCGGCACGTTTTACCGCATACCGCTGCAGGAGATCGTGGGGGACAACGGGCTCGGTCTGTACCAGGAGGTATATCCGCTTTATCTCACCTTTCTCACGTTGGCCACAGCCGGTGTTCCGGTTGCCTTGTCGCGCCTGATCGCCGAAGCGCTGGCGGAAGGGCGGCCGCAGCTGGTCAACCAGATCCTGGCCCGCAGCATGCTGCTGATGGGCGTGATCGGGCTGCTGTTGTTCGGGCTGCTGTATCTCGGCTCGCCGCTCATTGCTGTGCTGATGGGCAATTCCCATTTGACCGAGCCGATTCGGGCGATCTCTTCTTCGCTGTTGTTCGTGCCGCTGATTGCCGTGCTGCGCGGTTATTTCTACGGCCATCAGAAAATGCTGCACGTCGGTTTCTCCCAGGTTGTGGAGCAGACGCTGCGCGTCGCCTTTATTCTCCTTTTTTCCGTCTACCTCGTTTCACTGGGCAAAGACACCGATACGGTGATTACCGGAGTGAACGTCGGCACGATGCTGAGCACCGTGTTCAGCCTGGGGTTGCTTTTGCTGCTGCTCTGGCTGCACGTGCGCAAACAGCCGGCCGGCCGCGCCGACCAGCCGCTGCGCAGCCTTCCCTGGTGGCGGGACCGCCAGTTTTATCTGACGATGTGGCGGATCTCCTGGCCGATCTGTGTCAGCGCGCTGGTCATCCCGATTTTCAGCCTGGTCGATTCCTTTATTGCGATTAATATTTTCCGCTATGTCTGGCACCTGGACGGGTGGGCGGCGGACAGCTGGTTTGGCATCTACAGCAGGGGCGGTCCGCTGTTGCAGTTAGCCAGCCTGTTCGGTTCGTCCATTGCCTTGTCGATCGTGCCGGCCATCGCCGAGGCGCGGCGGCGAGGGGACGAGGAGCGGGTGACGATGCTGATCCGCCTCTCCTACCGCTTCGCCTGGCTGATCGGCCTGCCTGCCGGACTGGGGATCACCGCTGTCGCCGAGGGCGCCAATCTGGCGCTGTACGGAGACGCGGAAGGGACGCGGGCGATGGCCATCCTTGGCGTCAGCGCCGTTCCGCTGTCCCTGTTGTTGGCCACCAACGGCATCCTGCAAGGGTTGGGACGAGAGAAACAGCCGGCCATCCACCTTGCCTGGGGCATCGCGGTCAAATTTGCGACCACGATCGCTTTTACTTCCTGGCTGGGCATCGACGGCCTGGCGCTGTCCTGGCTGGTCTCCACAGCGCTGGTGTTCCTGCTCAACCACCGCGTGCTCGCGCGCTGGGAAACGGTAGAGCTGAAGTGGCGGTTCGACATGGTGCTGCCGCTGGCTTGCGCCAATGTGATGCTGCTGCTGGCGTGGGGGACGACCCAGGCCGTCTCCTATCTGCTCGCTTCGGCGCCGCTGGGCGCACGGTTCTTGGGCGCGGCGGAGACGGCCGCCGGCGTCGCGATCGGTGCGCTCGTCTACCTCACCCTGCTGCTGGCGATACCGCTGATCGAGCAAAGGGAGCTGGAATGGCTGCCGGGCGGCGGACGGCTGCAGCGGTGGCTGAAGACGCTGGAGAAACGGACCATCGGTTTTCGCCGATAA
- the murJ gene encoding murein biosynthesis integral membrane protein MurJ gives MSRFQQIVAMVFVLSLFGRILGFVRNLFVSSTYGTSIEASAYYAAVVIPTTLWIIFPTVVNSLYIPTMKGLLAAGEEQRGHELYSKLFTLTILAGGGISLFGWLLNGPITQLLVPGFSPAEQQLVAGQLAWMWPSVLFIALLSLWSSLLQARDRFFASTLSTVVNSAVTILCFFLLVPSLGATGLAVATTIGFALAAATLVPSVLTLNMPFRLNFHWRGDPLLRSMGERFVPILFALILGQITVFFEKIIGSGLGEAQISALAYAATIVQLPMMVVGAATVPLFPLLSEYVKQDNLREMKRVLTLGLRYLLVLLVPISVGFFLLGKPLIAMLYQYNNFGPDDTALTYWALMFYGLGLFAVAARDLFTRAFYALENTRTPVIFAAVNVAVFISLGLLLVPWLDHGGIALASSLAAFLNIALLAVALRRRIGPFATAELYRTAGKAFLAVLAMAAAVLLLQWLLPLRNAWLACLAYAGAGALVYGLVLYLVQEPLISEIVGKIRRKAARAGQ, from the coding sequence ATGAGCAGATTTCAACAGATTGTGGCGATGGTGTTCGTGCTCTCCCTCTTTGGGCGCATCCTCGGCTTCGTGCGGAATCTGTTCGTATCCTCCACGTACGGGACGAGTATTGAGGCAAGCGCCTACTACGCCGCCGTTGTGATTCCCACGACGCTGTGGATCATCTTCCCGACGGTGGTCAACTCCCTCTACATCCCGACGATGAAGGGACTGCTTGCCGCCGGCGAGGAACAGCGGGGGCACGAGCTGTACAGCAAGCTGTTCACGCTGACGATACTCGCCGGAGGCGGGATCAGCCTGTTTGGGTGGCTGCTCAACGGACCGATCACGCAGCTGTTGGTGCCCGGTTTCTCGCCTGCGGAACAACAGCTGGTCGCCGGGCAGCTGGCCTGGATGTGGCCGTCGGTGCTGTTCATCGCCCTGCTCAGCCTCTGGTCCAGCCTGCTGCAGGCGCGCGACCGCTTCTTCGCCTCCACGCTCAGCACGGTGGTCAATTCGGCGGTCACGATTCTCTGTTTTTTCCTGCTGGTACCCAGCCTGGGGGCGACGGGGCTGGCGGTAGCGACGACGATTGGGTTCGCGCTGGCGGCGGCGACGCTCGTCCCCTCGGTTCTTACCCTGAACATGCCGTTTCGCCTCAATTTTCACTGGCGCGGCGATCCGCTGCTGCGCAGCATGGGGGAGCGGTTTGTGCCCATCCTGTTCGCGCTGATTCTCGGGCAAATCACTGTTTTTTTTGAAAAAATCATCGGCTCCGGCTTGGGGGAAGCGCAAATTTCCGCGCTCGCCTACGCTGCGACGATCGTCCAGCTGCCGATGATGGTGGTCGGGGCCGCGACCGTGCCGCTGTTTCCCCTGCTGTCGGAATACGTCAAGCAGGATAACCTGCGGGAGATGAAGCGGGTGCTCACGCTCGGCCTGCGCTACCTGCTTGTCCTGCTGGTGCCGATCAGCGTCGGTTTCTTTCTGCTCGGCAAGCCGTTGATCGCGATGCTCTACCAGTACAACAACTTTGGTCCGGACGATACCGCGCTCACCTACTGGGCCCTGATGTTTTACGGGTTGGGGCTGTTCGCGGTCGCTGCCCGCGACTTGTTCACGCGGGCTTTTTACGCACTGGAGAACACCCGCACTCCGGTGATCTTCGCGGCGGTGAACGTAGCCGTGTTCATCTCGCTGGGCCTGCTGCTGGTCCCTTGGCTGGATCACGGGGGGATCGCGCTGGCTTCCTCTTTGGCCGCGTTTCTCAACATCGCGCTGCTCGCGGTCGCGCTGCGGCGGCGGATCGGACCATTCGCTACGGCTGAACTGTACCGGACGGCGGGCAAAGCGTTCCTCGCCGTGCTCGCGATGGCGGCGGCGGTACTGCTGCTGCAGTGGCTGCTCCCGCTGCGCAACGCCTGGCTCGCCTGTCTCGCCTATGCGGGAGCGGGCGCGCTGGTCTACGGTCTGGTGCTCTACCTGGTGCAGGAACCGTTGATCAGCGAAATCGTCGGCAAAATCCGGCGCAAAGCGGCCAGGGCGGGGCAATGA
- a CDS encoding glycosyltransferase family 4 protein, with the protein MKQRKLALVGVYPPPVGGISVHIQRLCRALDERGIPVTVYDNTAGEKEREVVYTGKIETWALRYLFTCREDVVHVHFLRWQVRLLLSLLALRGKRVIITVHNMRGEEQPLPWWKRLMVKLTGRLAHRLIVVNPTFVDRLAAYGVDREKIVYIPPFIPGPAEAILLSPELEAFLAGAATKLLLANGAVGSYYKGGDLYGIDLLLALAERLAAERDDLRFIFCVTHVADEQYYDKLQRQLAERGLAKLFRFLLAPPEYQTLLRRAAVFLRPTRSESYGISLYEALHAGVPVVASDAALRPPQTVLFADGNLDDFAAKTLAVLNGEEAPERREAAVPDYAEQIIAQYGL; encoded by the coding sequence ATGAAGCAGCGTAAATTGGCTCTGGTGGGTGTCTACCCGCCGCCGGTAGGGGGGATCTCCGTCCACATTCAGCGGCTCTGTCGGGCGTTGGACGAACGGGGGATCCCCGTCACCGTCTATGACAACACGGCGGGGGAAAAAGAGCGGGAAGTGGTCTACACCGGCAAAATCGAGACGTGGGCGCTGCGTTACCTGTTCACCTGCCGCGAGGATGTGGTACACGTCCATTTTTTGCGCTGGCAGGTGCGCCTGCTGCTTTCGCTGCTGGCGCTGCGCGGCAAACGGGTGATTATCACGGTTCACAACATGCGCGGGGAAGAACAGCCGCTGCCCTGGTGGAAGCGGCTGATGGTGAAGCTGACCGGCCGCCTCGCCCATCGCCTGATCGTGGTCAATCCGACGTTTGTGGACCGATTGGCAGCCTATGGGGTGGACCGCGAGAAAATCGTGTACATTCCGCCGTTCATCCCCGGACCGGCGGAAGCGATCCTGCTTTCCCCGGAGCTGGAAGCGTTTCTCGCCGGCGCCGCGACCAAGCTGCTGTTGGCCAATGGCGCGGTGGGCAGCTATTACAAAGGGGGCGACTTGTACGGCATCGATCTGCTGCTCGCTTTGGCGGAGCGGCTGGCGGCAGAGCGGGACGATCTCCGCTTCATCTTTTGCGTGACGCACGTCGCGGACGAGCAGTACTACGACAAGCTCCAGCGACAGCTGGCGGAGCGGGGACTGGCGAAGCTGTTCCGCTTTTTGCTGGCACCGCCTGAGTATCAGACGCTGTTGCGGCGGGCGGCGGTGTTTTTGCGTCCGACCAGGAGCGAAAGCTACGGGATCTCGCTGTATGAGGCGCTGCATGCCGGTGTGCCGGTCGTGGCCAGCGATGCGGCGCTGCGACCGCCGCAGACGGTGTTGTTTGCTGACGGCAATCTCGACGATTTCGCGGCCAAGACGCTTGCCGTGTTGAATGGGGAAGAGGCGCCGGAACGGCGGGAAGCGGCGGTTCCCGACTATGCCGAACAGATCATCGCCCAGTACGGTCTGTAA